A region of the Candidatus Limnocylindrales bacterium genome:
CGCCGCGCGCGTGTACGGCCCGATGTTCACCGCGGGCCTGCACTTCTGGCAGCTCGGCGACGGACAGTACTGGGGCCACAACACCATCATCCGCGTCGAGCCGTTCATGGATCACTGCGGCCTGCCGCCGCTTCCGGGCAAGCCGCCGCTCGGCGGCGACATCCTCAGTCACGACTTCGTCGAGGCGGCACTGATGGGACGCGCGGGCTGGCAGCTGTGGCTCGCCTACGACCTGGGCGGCAGCTACGAGGAAACTCCCTCCTCGCTGCTCGAGGAGATGAAGCGCGACCGGCGCTGGTGCCAGGGCAATCTCCAGCACGTGCGGCTGCTGTTCACGGAAGGCCTGTTCGGCGCGCATCGCGCGCTGTTTCTCAATGGCGCGCTCTCGTACATGTCGGCGCTGCTGTGGTTCGGCTTCCTGCTGCTGTGCACCACCGAGGCCGTGCAGACCGCGCTCCGCACGCCCGAATACTTCGGAGACCGCCCGAGCCTGTTCCCGCAGTGGCCGGTATGGAAGCCGGCGCTCGGCTACGCGCTGCTGGCGGTGACGGGCGCGATCCTGTTCCTGCCCAAGGTGCTGAGCGTCGTGCTCGTCATCATGCGCGGCGCACGGCCGTACGGCGGCGCCATTCGCCTGATTCTGAGCGTGCCCATCGAGATCCTGCTCTCGAGCCTGTTCGCGCCGATCCGCATGGTGTTTCATACCCGATTCGTGCTGACCAACCTGATGGGCCGCACGGTGGGCTGGAAATCGCAGCCGCGCGAGGACGCCGAGACTTCGTGGCACGAGGCGGTCCAGCACCACGGCCTCGATACCGTGCTGGCAACGATGTGGGCGGTGCTGCTGTACTGGCTCAGCCCCGGCTACTTCTTCTGGGTGCTTCCGGTGGCCGCCGCGCTGGTGCTGTCGGTTCCCATCTCCGTGCTCGTCAGCAAGATCGGGCTGGGCGATTCGGTGCGCCGCATCGGTCTGTTCCTGATTCCCGAGGAGACGCAGCCGCCGCGCGAGCTGGTCGATCTGGCCGAGAATCTCGAGCGCGCCACCGCCCATTCGCAGTCGCTGCCCGAGCGCCTGCGCGACGGCTTCACGCGCGCCGTCACCCATCCCTGCACCAACGCGCTTCACCGCACGCTGCTCGGGCGGCGCCGAAAGCTGCATGCGCGCATCCGCGACCAGCGCACGACCCTGATGAACGAGATCGTGCCGCTCGGGCCGCAGGCCGCTTCCCTGCAGGCACGCAAGGCGCTGCTGGCGGATCCCGACGTGGTGGATGCGATCCACTGGCGCGTCTGGCGCGAGGCCGATCCGGAGATCGCGCGGCGCTGGGGCGTGCCGGCGTGACGGCCGAGGCACCGTCCGGCGTCGCGACAAGCTCCGGCCGCCGTTACAAGTACTACGACCTGGTGATGGCCGGTTTCGTCACCGTGCTGCTGTGCTCGAACATCATCGGGCCGGGCAAGGTCTGCAACATCGGCGGCTTCACGTTCGGCGCCGGCAATCTGTTCTTTCCGATCAGCTACATCTTCGGCGACATCCTGACCGAGGTGTACGGCTATGCTCGCGCGCGCAAGGTCATCTGGGCCGGCTTCGGGGCGATGATCTTCGCCACGATCATGAGCCAGATCGTGATCCGGATGCCCGTCGATCCGGGCGAGCCGTACAATGCGGTGATCCAGCCGGCGCTGGAGACGGTCTTCGGCAACACCTGGCGCATCGTGGCCGGCTCCATCCTGGCGTTCTGGGCGGGCGACTTCGCCAACTCCTACGTGCTCGCCAAGATGAAGCTGCTTACCGGCGGCCGCTATCTGTGGACGCGCACGATCGGCTCGACCGCGGCCGGACAGGCGGTAGACAGCGTCATCTTCTATCCGCTGGCTTTCTGGGGCGTGTGGACGCCCGACAAGATGCTCGAGGTGATCACCTTCAACTATGCGATCAAGGTGATCTGGGAAGCGGTCAACACGCCCATCACCTACGTGATCGTCAACTTTCTCAAGCGTGCGGAGAACGAGGACTACTTCGACGCGAAGACGAATTTCACCCCCTTCTCGCTCGAGGATTGACCGGGCGGAATCTCGGATCCGCCCTCGCACCCCCTGTGCGGCGAAGCGGCCGCTTGCTACGATCCCTGAGGACGCGCCTTCTCGCTGTCGAGCCGGCCCTCGTTCGAGTGCCACGCTCGTTCGACGCCGCGCGGCCGAACCACGACCGGAGGCCGCCCATGAACGTAGGCACCGAGCGTTCGATTTCCCGCCCCGCCTCGATGGAGGCCCTTCGCGCCAACACGATCGACCGCACGATGCTCCGTACCCTGGCCAGGGCGCTGGGCGATGCGCCGATCCGCCTGGAGCTGTGGGATGGAAGCAGGGCGCTGGCCGCCGGCGCGGCGGCGACCTACCGTGTGCTCATTCGCACACGCGCGGCGCTGGCGGGCCTGCTGACCGACCCGCAGCTTCAGTTCGGCGAGCATTACACGGCCGGCGACATCGAGGTCGAAGGCGGCAGCCTCGCCGATGCCATGACGGCCGTCTATGCGGGCGTCGGAGAGCCGCGCGGCCTGCGCGTCCTTCTCGACTCCGTTTGCAGCCGGCTGAGCCGCATCTCGCCGGTGCGCGCTCGGGGCAACGTCCATCACCACTACGACATCGGCAACGATTTCTACCGCCTGTGGCTCGACGAACGCATGGTCTACACGTGCGCCTATTTCCCCACGCCCGATGCCACGCTCGAGCAGGCGCAACTGGCCAAGCTCGACCACGTCTGCCGCAAGCTGCGCCTGCGGCCGGGCGAGGAGGTGATCGAGGCAGGCTGCGGCTGGGGCGCGCTGGCGCTGCACATGGCGCAGAAGTACGGCGTGCGGGTGCGTGCCTTCAACGTCTCGCGCACGCAGATCGCTTACGCGCGCGAGCAGGCGCACCGCTTCGGACTCTCCGGCCGCGTCCAGTTCATCGAGGATGATTACCGCAGCGCCACCGGAACCTGCGACGCCTTCGTCTCGGTGGGAATGCTCGAGCACGTCGGGCTGCGCCAGTACCGCGAGCTCGGCTCGGTCATCCGGCGCCTGCTGTCCGCGAACGGGCGCGGCTTCATCC
Encoded here:
- the mdoH gene encoding glucans biosynthesis glucosyltransferase MdoH, with the protein product MNEDGTAKVREHHDAGLREHDAASPRGGPRSVSDAIGSAPDRLLHDWKQAHKRCVAYLTMLDVDAAEAESIAAEAVQTAVTRQSWESGGDSLSEALRAMREIVLARHPLSEPVADDLDPFVAWRMNAAACAGGGAERGSGRSLPRATPPLARRWMPLAKLVRRFSRPRTEPADESAAGARARRSVSHEEVYQGRRHLPWTRVARRRRMLLGLLVLIPSIIASQFMLDVLPQKGGTWVEMAIVVSFGALFGWISIGFWTALLGFFVLLRGRDRFAITRIDDGEVLRALDPSVKTAIVMPIASEPVERVFAGLRAIYQSLERTGQIEAFEFFVLSDSSDPSVWVQEEEAWLAWCRETGGHDRIFYRRRNIKLKRKNGNVGDFCRRWGGRYRYMIMLDADSVMSGETLVRLVQMMEKHAKVGMIQTVPVAIHRRSVFGRVQQFAARVYGPMFTAGLHFWQLGDGQYWGHNTIIRVEPFMDHCGLPPLPGKPPLGGDILSHDFVEAALMGRAGWQLWLAYDLGGSYEETPSSLLEEMKRDRRWCQGNLQHVRLLFTEGLFGAHRALFLNGALSYMSALLWFGFLLLCTTEAVQTALRTPEYFGDRPSLFPQWPVWKPALGYALLAVTGAILFLPKVLSVVLVIMRGARPYGGAIRLILSVPIEILLSSLFAPIRMVFHTRFVLTNLMGRTVGWKSQPREDAETSWHEAVQHHGLDTVLATMWAVLLYWLSPGYFFWVLPVAAALVLSVPISVLVSKIGLGDSVRRIGLFLIPEETQPPRELVDLAENLERATAHSQSLPERLRDGFTRAVTHPCTNALHRTLLGRRRKLHARIRDQRTTLMNEIVPLGPQAASLQARKALLADPDVVDAIHWRVWREADPEIARRWGVPA
- a CDS encoding queuosine precursor transporter → MTAEAPSGVATSSGRRYKYYDLVMAGFVTVLLCSNIIGPGKVCNIGGFTFGAGNLFFPISYIFGDILTEVYGYARARKVIWAGFGAMIFATIMSQIVIRMPVDPGEPYNAVIQPALETVFGNTWRIVAGSILAFWAGDFANSYVLAKMKLLTGGRYLWTRTIGSTAAGQAVDSVIFYPLAFWGVWTPDKMLEVITFNYAIKVIWEAVNTPITYVIVNFLKRAENEDYFDAKTNFTPFSLED
- a CDS encoding cyclopropane-fatty-acyl-phospholipid synthase family protein, encoding MNVGTERSISRPASMEALRANTIDRTMLRTLARALGDAPIRLELWDGSRALAAGAAATYRVLIRTRAALAGLLTDPQLQFGEHYTAGDIEVEGGSLADAMTAVYAGVGEPRGLRVLLDSVCSRLSRISPVRARGNVHHHYDIGNDFYRLWLDERMVYTCAYFPTPDATLEQAQLAKLDHVCRKLRLRPGEEVIEAGCGWGALALHMAQKYGVRVRAFNVSRTQIAYAREQAHRFGLSGRVQFIEDDYRSATGTCDAFVSVGMLEHVGLRQYRELGSVIRRLLSANGRGFIHSIGRYRPMPTNAWIRRRIFPDGYTPAPSEMSAIFEPNGLAILDMENLRRHYALTLEHWTARYEQAVPVVRRMFDEKFVRTWRLYLAGSTAAFRTGSMHLYQILFDRSGSDSTPWTRDDIYAPG